In Tachysurus vachellii isolate PV-2020 chromosome 12, HZAU_Pvac_v1, whole genome shotgun sequence, the following are encoded in one genomic region:
- the LOC132855143 gene encoding acyl-CoA dehydrogenase family member 10-like isoform X2, with protein sequence MWAMNEVFKRRFPFKKGEETERNSGFTEENLLPTRMMELRRGVSWFLRVKPPFHRHVCVCSSSSPRAVIFDMFGVLIPSPIPKATEWENENGVPAGTIGQAIKTGGNNNSWSKYMRGELGPEEFLEAFSRDCSQIAGFKVHVGLLHSALTGDSMSQPVTAMIDAVQRARAEGFKTAVLSNNFLMPGGKSYLPLNTSLFDVIVESCRVGLCKPDLRIYLLCAERLGVSPHEAVFLDDLSFNVEAAVQLGMHGITVRDPVLAVKELEQVLKIPLSVYSPGTLSVSQNQQLTQYLKKATQLPLTENIIMRHLSQSYLTDSTYLLTCGQHQFVLKKKPSSEALQKECRLLNVLREAKLPVPSVIYQDEMSSNVLGTPFYLTFYCPGRVFIDHSIPGEDSRGKRCVYETMIKTLCQIHRIDLETTSLENHRDQGQLMESEVKKWAQKFKANEIQPIPAMDRLIDWLLLHLPKYQKTTLLHGNFSLNNLVFDSENPDVRAVLGWSLSTVGDPLVDVATCCMSHFLPATASTQPGRFFAMMGIPSAEEIFDLYRKEMGLEYIPNWQFYMVFCFFRQAAILQTNYKTSLKVTRNTNKVEDIAHLAWDFATKEGFRVFNALP encoded by the exons atgtgggcaatgaatgaggtgtttaaacgtcgcttcccctttaaaaaaggggaggagaccgaaagaaactctgggtttaccgaagaaaacctgctcccgaccag GATGATGGAGCTGCGGCGCGGAGTTTCGTGGTTTCTCCGTGTCAAGCCACCCTTTCATcgccatgtgtgtgtttgctcttcGTCCAGCCCCAGAGCTGTCATATTTGACATGTTTGGAGTTTTGATCCCTTCCCCGATCCCTAAAGCGACAG AATGGGAAAATGAGAATGGAGTCCCTGCTGGCACTATAGGACAAGCTATAAAGACAGGGGGCAATAACAACTCCTGGAGCAAATACATGAGAGGAGAGCTGGGGCCGGAGGAGTTTTTGGAAGCCTTTAGTCGGGACTGCAGTCAAATT GCAGGCTTTAAGGTCCATGTCGGCCTTTTGCATTCGGCGCTGACTGGAGACTCCATGTCACAGCCTGTGACTGCTATGATAGATGCTGTGCAGCGTGCTCGTGCTGAGGGGTTCAAGACTGCTGTTCTTAGCAACAATTTTCTGATGCCTGGAGGAAAGTCCTACCTCCCTCTCAATACCTCTCTCTTTGACGTT aTTGTAGAGTCCTGCAGAGTGGGTTTATGTAAGCCAGATCTCAGGATCTATCTGCTCTGTGCTGAAAGACTGGGAGTCTCACCACATGAAGCGGTGTTCCTGGATGACTTGAGTTTCAATGTGGAGGCTGCAGTACAATTAGGAATGCATGGTATCACA GTTAGAGATCCTGTATTGGCTGTAAAGGAGCTAGAGCAAGTCCTGAAGATACCGTTGTCTGTGTATAGTCCTGGAACCCTGTCTGTAAGCCAGAATCAGCAGCTTACCCAGTATCTCAAGAAAGCTACTCAGCTGCCACTTACAG aaaACATTATTATGCGACACCTGAGCCAGAGTTACTTGACTGATTCCACATACCTGTTGACCTGTGGACAGCATCAATTTGTCCTGAAGAAGAAACCAAGCTCTGAAGCTCTGCAGAAGGAATGCAG GCTTCTTAACGTCCTTAGAGAGGCCAAATTACCTGTACCAAGTGTTATTTACCAGGATGAGATGTCCAG CAATGTCCTAGGAACCCCATTTTACCTGACCTTTTACTGTCCAGGTCGAGTGTTTATTGACCACTCTATACCAGGAGAGGATTCTCGTGGGAAGAGATGTGTATATGAGACTATGATAAAAACTCTCTGTCAGATACACAGAATAGACCTGGAAACCACAAGTCTAGAGAACCATAGGGATCAGG GTCAGCTCATGGAATCTGAAGTAAAGAAGTGGGCACAGAAGTTCAAGGCAAATGAGATTCAGCCCATTCCTGCCATGGATCGACTGATAGACTGGCTATTGTTGCATCTCCCTAAATACCAGAAAACCACATTACTCCATGGAAACTTCAG cCTGAACAATCTGGTGTTTGACTCAGAGAACCCTGATGTGAGGGCAGTACTGGGCTGGAGTCTTTCTACTGTAGGAGACCCGCTTGTGGATGTGGCTACCTGTTGTATGTCCCACTTCCTCCCTGCTACTGCATCTACACAACCAG GGAGGTTTTTTGCTATGATGGGTATCCCAAGTGCAGAGGAAATATTTGATCTGTATAGAAAAGAAATGGGATTGGAGTATATTCCAAACTGGCAGTTCTACATGGTTTTCTGCTTCTTCCGCCAGGCTGCTATCTTACAGACAAATTATAAAACATCACTCAAag TCactagaaacacaaacaaagtaGAAGACATTGCACACCTGGCATGGGACTTTGCTACTAAAGAAGGCTTTCGTGTCTTTAATGCTTTGCCTTGA
- the LOC132855143 gene encoding acyl-CoA dehydrogenase family member 10-like isoform X3: MMELRRGVSWFLRVKPPFHRHVCVCSSSSPRAVIFDMFGVLIPSPIPKATEWENENGVPAGTIGQAIKTGGNNNSWSKYMRGELGPEEFLEAFSRDCSQIAGFKVHVGLLHSALTGDSMSQPVTAMIDAVQRARAEGFKTAVLSNNFLMPGGKSYLPLNTSLFDVIVESCRVGLCKPDLRIYLLCAERLGVSPHEAVFLDDLSFNVEAAVQLGMHGITVRDPVLAVKELEQVLKIPLSVYSPGTLSVSQNQQLTQYLKKATQLPLTENIIMRHLSQSYLTDSTYLLTCGQHQFVLKKKPSSEALQKECRLLNVLREAKLPVPSVIYQDEMSSNVLGTPFYLTFYCPGRVFIDHSIPGEDSRGKRCVYETMIKTLCQIHRIDLETTSLENHRDQVCILGQLMESEVKKWAQKFKANEIQPIPAMDRLIDWLLLHLPKYQKTTLLHGNFSLNNLVFDSENPDVRAVLGWSLSTVGDPLVDVATCCMSHFLPATASTQPGRFFAMMGIPSAEEIFDLYRKEMGLEYIPNWQFYMVFCFFRQAAILQTNYKTSLKVTRNTNKVEDIAHLAWDFATKEGFRVFNALP, from the exons ATGATGGAGCTGCGGCGCGGAGTTTCGTGGTTTCTCCGTGTCAAGCCACCCTTTCATcgccatgtgtgtgtttgctcttcGTCCAGCCCCAGAGCTGTCATATTTGACATGTTTGGAGTTTTGATCCCTTCCCCGATCCCTAAAGCGACAG AATGGGAAAATGAGAATGGAGTCCCTGCTGGCACTATAGGACAAGCTATAAAGACAGGGGGCAATAACAACTCCTGGAGCAAATACATGAGAGGAGAGCTGGGGCCGGAGGAGTTTTTGGAAGCCTTTAGTCGGGACTGCAGTCAAATT GCAGGCTTTAAGGTCCATGTCGGCCTTTTGCATTCGGCGCTGACTGGAGACTCCATGTCACAGCCTGTGACTGCTATGATAGATGCTGTGCAGCGTGCTCGTGCTGAGGGGTTCAAGACTGCTGTTCTTAGCAACAATTTTCTGATGCCTGGAGGAAAGTCCTACCTCCCTCTCAATACCTCTCTCTTTGACGTT aTTGTAGAGTCCTGCAGAGTGGGTTTATGTAAGCCAGATCTCAGGATCTATCTGCTCTGTGCTGAAAGACTGGGAGTCTCACCACATGAAGCGGTGTTCCTGGATGACTTGAGTTTCAATGTGGAGGCTGCAGTACAATTAGGAATGCATGGTATCACA GTTAGAGATCCTGTATTGGCTGTAAAGGAGCTAGAGCAAGTCCTGAAGATACCGTTGTCTGTGTATAGTCCTGGAACCCTGTCTGTAAGCCAGAATCAGCAGCTTACCCAGTATCTCAAGAAAGCTACTCAGCTGCCACTTACAG aaaACATTATTATGCGACACCTGAGCCAGAGTTACTTGACTGATTCCACATACCTGTTGACCTGTGGACAGCATCAATTTGTCCTGAAGAAGAAACCAAGCTCTGAAGCTCTGCAGAAGGAATGCAG GCTTCTTAACGTCCTTAGAGAGGCCAAATTACCTGTACCAAGTGTTATTTACCAGGATGAGATGTCCAG CAATGTCCTAGGAACCCCATTTTACCTGACCTTTTACTGTCCAGGTCGAGTGTTTATTGACCACTCTATACCAGGAGAGGATTCTCGTGGGAAGAGATGTGTATATGAGACTATGATAAAAACTCTCTGTCAGATACACAGAATAGACCTGGAAACCACAAGTCTAGAGAACCATAGGGATCAGG TTTGTATTTTAGGTCAGCTCATGGAATCTGAAGTAAAGAAGTGGGCACAGAAGTTCAAGGCAAATGAGATTCAGCCCATTCCTGCCATGGATCGACTGATAGACTGGCTATTGTTGCATCTCCCTAAATACCAGAAAACCACATTACTCCATGGAAACTTCAG cCTGAACAATCTGGTGTTTGACTCAGAGAACCCTGATGTGAGGGCAGTACTGGGCTGGAGTCTTTCTACTGTAGGAGACCCGCTTGTGGATGTGGCTACCTGTTGTATGTCCCACTTCCTCCCTGCTACTGCATCTACACAACCAG GGAGGTTTTTTGCTATGATGGGTATCCCAAGTGCAGAGGAAATATTTGATCTGTATAGAAAAGAAATGGGATTGGAGTATATTCCAAACTGGCAGTTCTACATGGTTTTCTGCTTCTTCCGCCAGGCTGCTATCTTACAGACAAATTATAAAACATCACTCAAag TCactagaaacacaaacaaagtaGAAGACATTGCACACCTGGCATGGGACTTTGCTACTAAAGAAGGCTTTCGTGTCTTTAATGCTTTGCCTTGA
- the LOC132855143 gene encoding acyl-CoA dehydrogenase family member 10-like isoform X4, with protein MWAMNEVFKRRFPFKKGEETERNSGFTEENLLPTRMMELRRGVSWFLRVKPPFHRHVCVCSSSSPRAVIFDMFGVLIPSPIPKATEWENENGVPAGTIGQAIKTGGNNNSWSKYMRGELGPEEFLEAFSRDCSQIAGFKVHVGLLHSALTGDSMSQPVTAMIDAVQRARAEGFKTAVLSNNFLMPGGKSYLPLNTSLFDVIVESCRVGLCKPDLRIYLLCAERLGVSPHEAVFLDDLSFNVEAAVQLGMHGITVRDPVLAVKELEQVLKIPLSVYSPGTLSVSQNQQLTQYLKKATQLPLTENIIMRHLSQSYLTDSTYLLTCGQHQFVLKKKPSSEALQKECRLLNVLREAKLPVPSVIYQDEMSSNVLGTPFYLTFYCPGRVFIDHSIPGEDSRGKRCVYETMIKTLCQIHRIDLETTSLENHRDQVCILGQLMESEVKKWAQKFKANEIQPIPAMDRLIDWLLLHLPKYQKTTLLHGNFSLNNLVFDSENPDVRAVLGWSLSTVGDPLVDVATCCMSHFLPATASTQPVTLPLEISLMGAHKGEH; from the exons atgtgggcaatgaatgaggtgtttaaacgtcgcttcccctttaaaaaaggggaggagaccgaaagaaactctgggtttaccgaagaaaacctgctcccgaccag GATGATGGAGCTGCGGCGCGGAGTTTCGTGGTTTCTCCGTGTCAAGCCACCCTTTCATcgccatgtgtgtgtttgctcttcGTCCAGCCCCAGAGCTGTCATATTTGACATGTTTGGAGTTTTGATCCCTTCCCCGATCCCTAAAGCGACAG AATGGGAAAATGAGAATGGAGTCCCTGCTGGCACTATAGGACAAGCTATAAAGACAGGGGGCAATAACAACTCCTGGAGCAAATACATGAGAGGAGAGCTGGGGCCGGAGGAGTTTTTGGAAGCCTTTAGTCGGGACTGCAGTCAAATT GCAGGCTTTAAGGTCCATGTCGGCCTTTTGCATTCGGCGCTGACTGGAGACTCCATGTCACAGCCTGTGACTGCTATGATAGATGCTGTGCAGCGTGCTCGTGCTGAGGGGTTCAAGACTGCTGTTCTTAGCAACAATTTTCTGATGCCTGGAGGAAAGTCCTACCTCCCTCTCAATACCTCTCTCTTTGACGTT aTTGTAGAGTCCTGCAGAGTGGGTTTATGTAAGCCAGATCTCAGGATCTATCTGCTCTGTGCTGAAAGACTGGGAGTCTCACCACATGAAGCGGTGTTCCTGGATGACTTGAGTTTCAATGTGGAGGCTGCAGTACAATTAGGAATGCATGGTATCACA GTTAGAGATCCTGTATTGGCTGTAAAGGAGCTAGAGCAAGTCCTGAAGATACCGTTGTCTGTGTATAGTCCTGGAACCCTGTCTGTAAGCCAGAATCAGCAGCTTACCCAGTATCTCAAGAAAGCTACTCAGCTGCCACTTACAG aaaACATTATTATGCGACACCTGAGCCAGAGTTACTTGACTGATTCCACATACCTGTTGACCTGTGGACAGCATCAATTTGTCCTGAAGAAGAAACCAAGCTCTGAAGCTCTGCAGAAGGAATGCAG GCTTCTTAACGTCCTTAGAGAGGCCAAATTACCTGTACCAAGTGTTATTTACCAGGATGAGATGTCCAG CAATGTCCTAGGAACCCCATTTTACCTGACCTTTTACTGTCCAGGTCGAGTGTTTATTGACCACTCTATACCAGGAGAGGATTCTCGTGGGAAGAGATGTGTATATGAGACTATGATAAAAACTCTCTGTCAGATACACAGAATAGACCTGGAAACCACAAGTCTAGAGAACCATAGGGATCAGG TTTGTATTTTAGGTCAGCTCATGGAATCTGAAGTAAAGAAGTGGGCACAGAAGTTCAAGGCAAATGAGATTCAGCCCATTCCTGCCATGGATCGACTGATAGACTGGCTATTGTTGCATCTCCCTAAATACCAGAAAACCACATTACTCCATGGAAACTTCAG cCTGAACAATCTGGTGTTTGACTCAGAGAACCCTGATGTGAGGGCAGTACTGGGCTGGAGTCTTTCTACTGTAGGAGACCCGCTTGTGGATGTGGCTACCTGTTGTATGTCCCACTTCCTCCCTGCTACTGCATCTACACAACCAG TGACGCTTCCCTTGGAAATCTCCCTGATGGGGGCACACAAGGGGGAACATTGA
- the LOC132855143 gene encoding acyl-CoA dehydrogenase family member 10-like isoform X1 — translation MWAMNEVFKRRFPFKKGEETERNSGFTEENLLPTRMMELRRGVSWFLRVKPPFHRHVCVCSSSSPRAVIFDMFGVLIPSPIPKATEWENENGVPAGTIGQAIKTGGNNNSWSKYMRGELGPEEFLEAFSRDCSQIAGFKVHVGLLHSALTGDSMSQPVTAMIDAVQRARAEGFKTAVLSNNFLMPGGKSYLPLNTSLFDVIVESCRVGLCKPDLRIYLLCAERLGVSPHEAVFLDDLSFNVEAAVQLGMHGITVRDPVLAVKELEQVLKIPLSVYSPGTLSVSQNQQLTQYLKKATQLPLTENIIMRHLSQSYLTDSTYLLTCGQHQFVLKKKPSSEALQKECRLLNVLREAKLPVPSVIYQDEMSSNVLGTPFYLTFYCPGRVFIDHSIPGEDSRGKRCVYETMIKTLCQIHRIDLETTSLENHRDQVCILGQLMESEVKKWAQKFKANEIQPIPAMDRLIDWLLLHLPKYQKTTLLHGNFSLNNLVFDSENPDVRAVLGWSLSTVGDPLVDVATCCMSHFLPATASTQPGRFFAMMGIPSAEEIFDLYRKEMGLEYIPNWQFYMVFCFFRQAAILQTNYKTSLKVTRNTNKVEDIAHLAWDFATKEGFRVFNALP, via the exons atgtgggcaatgaatgaggtgtttaaacgtcgcttcccctttaaaaaaggggaggagaccgaaagaaactctgggtttaccgaagaaaacctgctcccgaccag GATGATGGAGCTGCGGCGCGGAGTTTCGTGGTTTCTCCGTGTCAAGCCACCCTTTCATcgccatgtgtgtgtttgctcttcGTCCAGCCCCAGAGCTGTCATATTTGACATGTTTGGAGTTTTGATCCCTTCCCCGATCCCTAAAGCGACAG AATGGGAAAATGAGAATGGAGTCCCTGCTGGCACTATAGGACAAGCTATAAAGACAGGGGGCAATAACAACTCCTGGAGCAAATACATGAGAGGAGAGCTGGGGCCGGAGGAGTTTTTGGAAGCCTTTAGTCGGGACTGCAGTCAAATT GCAGGCTTTAAGGTCCATGTCGGCCTTTTGCATTCGGCGCTGACTGGAGACTCCATGTCACAGCCTGTGACTGCTATGATAGATGCTGTGCAGCGTGCTCGTGCTGAGGGGTTCAAGACTGCTGTTCTTAGCAACAATTTTCTGATGCCTGGAGGAAAGTCCTACCTCCCTCTCAATACCTCTCTCTTTGACGTT aTTGTAGAGTCCTGCAGAGTGGGTTTATGTAAGCCAGATCTCAGGATCTATCTGCTCTGTGCTGAAAGACTGGGAGTCTCACCACATGAAGCGGTGTTCCTGGATGACTTGAGTTTCAATGTGGAGGCTGCAGTACAATTAGGAATGCATGGTATCACA GTTAGAGATCCTGTATTGGCTGTAAAGGAGCTAGAGCAAGTCCTGAAGATACCGTTGTCTGTGTATAGTCCTGGAACCCTGTCTGTAAGCCAGAATCAGCAGCTTACCCAGTATCTCAAGAAAGCTACTCAGCTGCCACTTACAG aaaACATTATTATGCGACACCTGAGCCAGAGTTACTTGACTGATTCCACATACCTGTTGACCTGTGGACAGCATCAATTTGTCCTGAAGAAGAAACCAAGCTCTGAAGCTCTGCAGAAGGAATGCAG GCTTCTTAACGTCCTTAGAGAGGCCAAATTACCTGTACCAAGTGTTATTTACCAGGATGAGATGTCCAG CAATGTCCTAGGAACCCCATTTTACCTGACCTTTTACTGTCCAGGTCGAGTGTTTATTGACCACTCTATACCAGGAGAGGATTCTCGTGGGAAGAGATGTGTATATGAGACTATGATAAAAACTCTCTGTCAGATACACAGAATAGACCTGGAAACCACAAGTCTAGAGAACCATAGGGATCAGG TTTGTATTTTAGGTCAGCTCATGGAATCTGAAGTAAAGAAGTGGGCACAGAAGTTCAAGGCAAATGAGATTCAGCCCATTCCTGCCATGGATCGACTGATAGACTGGCTATTGTTGCATCTCCCTAAATACCAGAAAACCACATTACTCCATGGAAACTTCAG cCTGAACAATCTGGTGTTTGACTCAGAGAACCCTGATGTGAGGGCAGTACTGGGCTGGAGTCTTTCTACTGTAGGAGACCCGCTTGTGGATGTGGCTACCTGTTGTATGTCCCACTTCCTCCCTGCTACTGCATCTACACAACCAG GGAGGTTTTTTGCTATGATGGGTATCCCAAGTGCAGAGGAAATATTTGATCTGTATAGAAAAGAAATGGGATTGGAGTATATTCCAAACTGGCAGTTCTACATGGTTTTCTGCTTCTTCCGCCAGGCTGCTATCTTACAGACAAATTATAAAACATCACTCAAag TCactagaaacacaaacaaagtaGAAGACATTGCACACCTGGCATGGGACTTTGCTACTAAAGAAGGCTTTCGTGTCTTTAATGCTTTGCCTTGA